A genomic window from Candidatus Omnitrophota bacterium includes:
- a CDS encoding aspartate dehydrogenase produces the protein MVKKKIGIAGCGAIGSFLAERISSDLKDRARLSALCDKDNKKALDLSTRLDPRPAVVCFDKLVDACDIVIESACAEVSFAFAQKALKKKKDIMVMSVGGILDKSGRLFDLARKNKARIILPSGAVCGLDALKSAMIGDIKRLSLTTRKPPAGLKGAPFIQSHNIDLDAITGETVIFDGPASLAVRAFPKNINISALLSIAGLGAEKTFVKIITSPEYTVNSHEVLIEGDFGKITCVCENTPCANNPKTSFFACLSAFSALKQTLDNYVKIGS, from the coding sequence ATGGTTAAAAAAAAGATAGGTATAGCCGGATGCGGCGCGATAGGTTCATTTTTGGCAGAGCGTATCTCTTCTGATTTAAAGGACCGCGCGAGATTATCGGCGTTGTGCGATAAGGACAATAAAAAGGCTCTTGATCTTTCCACGCGCCTGGACCCCAGGCCCGCGGTTGTTTGTTTTGACAAACTTGTTGATGCCTGCGATATAGTGATAGAGTCGGCCTGCGCCGAGGTATCTTTTGCCTTTGCCCAAAAAGCGCTTAAAAAGAAAAAAGATATTATGGTGATGAGCGTCGGAGGCATACTGGATAAAAGCGGCAGGCTTTTTGACCTTGCCAGGAAAAATAAGGCGAGAATTATCCTGCCAAGCGGGGCTGTGTGCGGATTGGACGCGCTTAAAAGCGCTATGATAGGAGACATCAAGAGATTATCGTTAACTACCAGAAAACCCCCCGCCGGGTTAAAAGGCGCGCCGTTTATACAATCCCATAACATAGATCTTGACGCGATTACCGGTGAGACTGTTATTTTTGACGGGCCGGCAAGCCTGGCGGTGCGCGCTTTTCCGAAAAATATAAATATTTCAGCTCTGTTGAGTATAGCCGGTTTGGGGGCGGAAAAAACGTTTGTCAAGATTATTACTTCGCCTGAATATACGGTAAATTCACACGAGGTCCTGATAGAAGGTGATTTTGGAAAGATTACCTGCGTTTGCGAAAATACGCCTTGCGCTAACAATCCCAAGACAAGTTTTTTTGCCTGCCTGTCGGCTTTTTCCGCGCTCAAACAAACGCTTGATAATTACGTGAAGATTGGTTCTTGA
- a CDS encoding LL-diaminopimelate aminotransferase, with amino-acid sequence MPKIEQASRLKKLPPYLFAEIDRIKKKAVSDGRDIIDLGIGDPDRPTPVHIIEKLYEAAKDPENHRYALDAGLPKLRQSIAGWYKKRFNVELDPDTEVLPLIGSKEGIAHIPLAFVDHGDTVLVPDPCYPPYKSGTILAGGVPYLMPLIPQNDFLPDFDAIDYQVAKIAKLMFLNYPNNPTGKTATKDFYVKAIDFANENNIIICHDAAYSEMSYDGYRPISFLEVKGAKNAGIEFHSLSKTYNMTGWRLGFACGNSEVIAALRAVKSNIDSGIFQAVQFAGIMALETGQEHIDELNRVYQRRRDILVDGLNSLGWKVEKPKATFYVWIPVPPGYTSNELTKSLLQRADIVTTPGIGFGPNGEGFIRMALTVSEDRLKEAVDRIKRLHR; translated from the coding sequence ATGCCAAAGATTGAACAGGCAAGCAGGTTAAAGAAGCTGCCGCCTTATCTTTTTGCCGAGATAGATAGGATAAAGAAAAAGGCGGTTAGTGACGGCAGGGACATAATAGACTTAGGAATCGGTGATCCTGACAGGCCGACGCCGGTGCATATAATAGAGAAGTTATATGAGGCGGCCAAGGACCCCGAGAATCACCGCTATGCCCTTGACGCGGGCCTTCCCAAACTGCGCCAGAGCATAGCCGGCTGGTACAAAAAGCGTTTTAATGTTGAACTGGATCCTGATACAGAGGTACTGCCTTTGATAGGTTCCAAAGAAGGCATCGCTCATATACCTTTGGCTTTTGTTGACCATGGAGATACCGTGCTCGTGCCTGATCCCTGCTACCCGCCGTATAAATCGGGAACAATATTAGCGGGCGGCGTCCCCTATCTCATGCCTCTTATACCGCAGAACGACTTTTTGCCCGATTTTGACGCTATAGATTATCAGGTTGCCAAGATAGCAAAACTGATGTTTTTAAATTATCCTAATAATCCTACCGGAAAGACGGCGACCAAAGATTTTTATGTTAAGGCGATAGACTTTGCCAATGAAAATAATATAATCATATGCCATGACGCCGCGTATTCCGAGATGTCATACGATGGCTACAGGCCCATAAGTTTTCTTGAGGTAAAGGGCGCTAAAAATGCCGGCATTGAATTCCATTCCCTGTCAAAGACCTATAATATGACCGGATGGAGGCTTGGTTTTGCCTGCGGGAATTCTGAAGTGATAGCGGCCCTTAGGGCTGTAAAGTCAAACATAGATTCCGGCATATTTCAGGCAGTGCAATTTGCCGGTATAATGGCGCTTGAGACAGGCCAGGAGCATATAGATGAATTGAACCGTGTTTATCAGAGAAGAAGGGACATTCTTGTAGACGGCTTAAACAGCCTTGGCTGGAAGGTTGAAAAACCAAAGGCGACATTTTATGTATGGATACCGGTTCCTCCGGGATATACGTCCAATGAACTGACAAAGTCGCTTCTTCAAAGAGCTGATATAGTGACAACTCCGGGTATAGGGTTTGGCCCTAACGGTGAGGGCTTTATAAGAATGGCACTGACTGTTTCCGAAGACCGGCTCAAAGAGGCGGTTGACAGAATAAAGAGGCTTCACAGATGA
- the panC gene encoding pantoate--beta-alanine ligase, which translates to MRIVKDPRAMRRASQALFAAGKQIGFVPTMGALHEGHLSLIKKARKENDAVVVSVFVNPAQFSAGEDYEKYPRSIKNDAILAQKAGCDILFYPASKALYPEGFSCSVHTGRISEVLCGASRPGHFSGVATICLKLFNIIMPHKVYMGRKDYQQVAIIKKMVADLNINTQIKALPTVREASGLAMSSRNNYLGPRGREFAAVIYRSLKEAAGLIREGESSPGRIKSFIQSMLRGRGVDVEYIAIVCPRTLDEIKRVGCSVLIAIAVRIDQTRLIDNMLVSRR; encoded by the coding sequence ATGAGAATAGTTAAAGACCCCAGGGCCATGAGGCGCGCTTCGCAAGCTCTATTCGCGGCCGGTAAACAAATAGGTTTTGTCCCTACTATGGGCGCTTTGCACGAAGGCCATTTATCGCTTATAAAAAAAGCGCGCAAGGAAAATGACGCGGTGGTAGTCAGCGTGTTCGTTAACCCGGCGCAATTTTCCGCCGGCGAGGATTATGAAAAATATCCGCGCAGTATAAAAAATGACGCTATCCTGGCCCAAAAAGCCGGTTGCGATATACTTTTTTATCCGGCATCCAAGGCCTTATATCCGGAAGGTTTTTCCTGCTCTGTTCACACAGGCCGGATATCGGAGGTTTTGTGCGGCGCGTCAAGGCCGGGGCATTTTTCGGGTGTTGCCACAATATGCCTGAAACTTTTTAATATCATAATGCCGCATAAGGTATACATGGGCCGTAAAGATTATCAGCAGGTGGCCATAATAAAAAAAATGGTCGCGGATCTCAATATTAACACCCAAATAAAAGCCTTGCCTACGGTAAGAGAGGCCTCGGGCCTTGCCATGAGTTCCCGCAATAATTATCTTGGCCCGCGCGGGCGCGAGTTCGCCGCTGTTATTTATCGGTCGTTAAAAGAGGCCGCGGGCCTGATAAGAGAAGGTGAATCAAGCCCTGGCAGGATAAAATCGTTTATTCAAAGCATGCTTCGCGGCCGGGGCGTTGATGTGGAATATATAGCTATCGTTTGTCCGCGCACCTTAGATGAAATTAAACGCGTAGGATGCAGTGTTCTGATAGCTATTGCGGTAAGGATAGACCAAACGCGATTGATTGATAATATGCTGGTAAGCAGGAGATAA
- the folK gene encoding 2-amino-4-hydroxy-6-hydroxymethyldihydropteridine diphosphokinase: protein MSIVYIGIGSNLGDRRANIERSLEKLKARKDIEFKSVSSVIETEAVGGPGQPMYLNACCCIGTTLYPDEVLAALKTIEREMGRFKDSAPKKLSAQEQLKALDEGRMPSCYRDPDSDSAAANRWAPRVIDLDILLYDDIIMKGNNLIIPHSRMHERYFVLKPLSEIAPDVIHPVLKKSIKDLLSDVDRQCLPAQEG from the coding sequence ATGAGCATTGTTTATATAGGCATAGGGTCTAATTTAGGGGACAGGCGCGCCAACATTGAAAGGTCTCTTGAAAAATTAAAAGCCAGAAAGGACATTGAGTTCAAGAGCGTGTCATCAGTTATTGAAACAGAAGCTGTCGGCGGCCCGGGCCAGCCGATGTATCTTAACGCCTGTTGCTGTATTGGCACAACACTGTATCCTGACGAGGTTTTGGCTGCTTTGAAGACTATAGAGCGCGAGATGGGGAGATTCAAAGACAGCGCGCCGAAAAAATTAAGCGCGCAGGAACAATTAAAGGCCCTGGATGAAGGCAGAATGCCATCGTGTTATCGTGATCCTGATTCTGATAGCGCCGCCGCCAACAGATGGGCGCCAAGGGTAATAGACCTGGATATACTTTTGTATGATGATATTATTATGAAAGGCAATAATCTGATAATTCCGCATAGCCGGATGCATGAGCGTTATTTTGTGCTTAAGCCGCTCTCCGAAATAGCCCCTGATGTAATTCATCCGGTTTTAAAGAAAAGCATTAAAGATTTATTATCCGACGTTGATCGGCAGTGTTTACCCGCGCAAGAAGGCTAA
- a CDS encoding aspartate 1-decarboxylase: MFRIIYKSKIHNATVTESNLNYTGSITIDTDLLKSADIFPGEKVQIVNLNNGTRVETYAIDGQPGSGVICMNGAAARWAQKGDRVIIISYCILESKEASTFKQKAIFLNEDNRIKDGDTKIHRKNK; encoded by the coding sequence ATGTTTAGAATAATTTATAAGTCCAAGATACATAATGCCACCGTAACCGAATCAAATTTGAACTATACGGGAAGTATCACGATAGACACCGATTTATTGAAATCCGCCGATATATTTCCCGGGGAGAAGGTGCAGATAGTCAACCTTAATAACGGGACAAGGGTGGAGACATATGCTATTGACGGACAGCCTGGCAGTGGAGTAATATGCATGAACGGCGCGGCCGCCAGATGGGCCCAAAAAGGCGACCGTGTCATTATAATATCCTATTGCATTTTAGAATCAAAAGAGGCGTCAACGTTTAAACAAAAAGCCATATTTCTTAATGAAGATAACAGGATAAAAGACGGTGATACAAAAATACACAGAAAAAACAAATAA
- the nadA gene encoding quinolinate synthase NadA: protein MQKYTEKTNKKYSEKLKKRIAQLKKKRNAIIIVHNYQRDEVQDIADITGDSLGLSRAAIKIDADIIVFCGVHFMAETAYILNSNKTVLLPVKEAGCPMADMITPEALRIKKQEYPGIPVVCYVNTSADIKAESDVCCTSQNAVEVVNSLKDKRVLFVPDRNLGAYVQSCLPDKEIILWEGFCPTHVSVLPDQINASKRLYPEAEFIAHPECDPAVLKLADHVASTGGMIKYVKQAKCKEFIIGTELGMLYRLRQDNPDKKFYLPTEHLLCANMKLTTLGWIVNSLELMVHKITVPEHIRGRAYYAVDRMLKISGEKKWVSVSGA from the coding sequence ATACAAAAATACACAGAAAAAACAAATAAAAAATACTCCGAAAAACTGAAGAAGCGGATAGCCCAGCTTAAGAAGAAGCGGAACGCGATTATCATTGTCCATAATTACCAAAGGGATGAAGTCCAGGATATCGCCGATATAACCGGAGACTCATTGGGTTTGAGCAGGGCCGCTATCAAGATAGACGCCGACATTATAGTTTTCTGCGGGGTGCATTTTATGGCCGAGACAGCTTATATCCTTAATTCCAACAAGACTGTTCTGCTTCCGGTCAAAGAAGCCGGATGCCCCATGGCCGATATGATAACGCCCGAGGCTTTACGAATCAAAAAACAGGAATACCCGGGCATACCGGTTGTCTGCTATGTAAACACATCCGCTGATATAAAGGCTGAAAGCGACGTATGCTGCACCTCCCAGAATGCTGTTGAAGTGGTAAACTCTCTTAAAGATAAAAGAGTGTTGTTCGTGCCTGATAGAAATTTAGGCGCTTACGTGCAATCGTGTTTGCCCGATAAGGAGATAATTCTATGGGAGGGATTTTGCCCGACGCACGTGAGTGTTCTGCCGGACCAGATCAACGCGTCCAAGAGGCTTTACCCGGAGGCTGAATTTATTGCTCATCCGGAATGCGATCCGGCAGTGCTTAAACTGGCAGATCACGTAGCGTCAACCGGAGGGATGATAAAGTATGTTAAACAGGCAAAATGCAAAGAATTTATTATAGGCACAGAGTTAGGCATGCTTTACAGGTTAAGGCAGGACAATCCCGATAAAAAATTTTATTTACCAACAGAACATCTTTTGTGCGCTAATATGAAACTTACTACTCTGGGATGGATAGTTAACTCTCTTGAGCTCATGGTGCATAAGATCACCGTGCCTGAACATATCCGCGGACGGGCTTATTATGCCGTTGACAGGATGTTGAAGATATCAGGCGAAAAAAAATGGGTGTCGGTTTCAGGCGCATGA
- the uvrA gene encoding excinuclease ABC subunit UvrA: protein MENKYIIIKGAREHNLKSIDLKLPRNQLIVITGLSGSGKSSLAFDTIYAQGQMKYVESLSAYARQFLEQMQKPDVDHIEGLSPSISIQQRMPGVNPRSTVGTVTEIYDYLRLLFSKIGEAYCYKCSRPISRQSPQQVIESANRYPSGTPVNILAPLVRGKKGRHKELLLKYRKQGFIRFRIDGHIFGPDSKIDLDKNIKHTIDIVIDRLSVKDENKKRLADSIETALGIGDGMVIITSPAQPEGILYSCKNACVKCGISYQDFEPRHFSFNSPFGACPACDGLGHKLEIDPDLVVKDPSRSIKAGAIEPWRKGGKSLFLYYNRLLVNLAGDHGFSPDAPFAKLGKKARELIFYGTKSEKYSQGYFEGVIPNLERRFRETDSDYMRDFIHGYMSIQPCPGCGGMRLKKESLSVKISGKNIAQVCKLSAAQAVNFFDGLDMDEEKKKISALILKEVRARLMFLCDVGLNYITLDRVSSTLSGGEAQRIRLATQIGSGLTGVLYVLDEPSIGLHQRDNEKLLATLKSLRDMGNTVIVVEHDEAIMRSADHIVDLGPGAGKDGGKLIYSGNVQGLLDDKSSLTALYLNGDMSVSDRRQRRDYKRCKKLVIKGASEHNLKNIDVDIPLGLFNCVTGVSGSGKSTLINEILYKALARKFYRATDRPGRHNSIIGIENIDKVIVIDQSPIGRTPRSNPATYTGVFTHIRDLFSKLPESRIRGYKPGRFSFNVKGGRCQACEGDGVKKIEMHFLPDIYVQCQVCGGKRFNQQTLEVKYKGKSITDVLQMPLSEALRLFGNIPSIRDKISTLEDVGLGYIELGQQATTLSGGEAQRVKLASELCKKATGRTLYILDEPTTGLHFADISKLLSVLHDLVDNGNTVLVIEHNLDVINSADYIMDLGPEGGDAGGRVIACGSPEEIAKIKASYTGHYISLSSRGA from the coding sequence ATGGAAAACAAGTATATAATCATAAAAGGCGCCAGAGAGCATAACCTGAAATCAATAGATTTAAAATTGCCGAGAAACCAATTGATTGTTATTACCGGTTTATCAGGTTCCGGTAAATCGTCTCTGGCCTTTGATACCATTTATGCCCAGGGCCAGATGAAATACGTTGAAAGCCTTTCCGCCTATGCCCGGCAATTCCTTGAACAGATGCAGAAGCCCGATGTGGACCATATTGAAGGATTATCTCCCAGCATATCCATACAGCAGAGAATGCCCGGCGTCAATCCGCGTTCAACGGTAGGAACCGTAACCGAGATATATGATTATTTAAGGCTTCTTTTTTCCAAGATTGGCGAAGCCTATTGTTACAAGTGTTCAAGGCCCATAAGCCGGCAGAGCCCCCAGCAGGTCATAGAATCTGCCAATAGATATCCTTCCGGTACGCCCGTCAATATCCTGGCGCCGCTGGTCAGAGGCAAAAAGGGCCGGCATAAAGAGCTTTTGCTTAAGTACAGAAAACAGGGTTTTATAAGGTTTCGTATTGATGGCCATATTTTTGGGCCAGACAGCAAGATAGATTTAGACAAGAACATTAAGCATACCATTGACATAGTCATTGACAGGTTAAGCGTAAAAGACGAAAACAAGAAAAGGCTCGCGGATTCCATTGAAACCGCTCTGGGCATAGGAGACGGGATGGTGATTATAACATCACCGGCCCAGCCGGAAGGCATTTTATACAGCTGTAAAAATGCCTGCGTAAAATGCGGCATAAGTTATCAGGATTTTGAGCCCAGGCATTTTTCGTTCAATTCCCCGTTCGGCGCGTGCCCGGCCTGCGACGGGCTTGGACATAAGCTTGAGATAGACCCCGACCTTGTAGTAAAAGACCCGTCAAGATCCATCAAAGCCGGCGCGATAGAACCCTGGCGCAAGGGCGGTAAATCGCTTTTTCTCTATTATAACCGGCTATTGGTTAATCTTGCCGGCGATCATGGCTTCAGCCCAGACGCGCCTTTTGCCAAGCTTGGCAAAAAAGCGCGGGAGCTTATTTTTTACGGCACTAAAAGCGAGAAATATTCGCAGGGATATTTTGAAGGCGTTATACCAAATCTTGAGCGCCGCTTCCGGGAAACGGACAGTGATTATATGAGAGATTTTATACATGGTTACATGTCAATACAACCCTGTCCGGGATGCGGGGGCATGAGGCTGAAGAAAGAATCGCTGTCGGTAAAAATATCCGGAAAAAATATTGCCCAGGTATGTAAACTTTCAGCCGCCCAGGCGGTTAATTTTTTTGACGGGCTTGATATGGATGAAGAAAAGAAAAAAATATCCGCCTTAATATTAAAAGAAGTCAGGGCCAGGCTTATGTTTTTATGCGATGTGGGCTTGAATTATATCACCCTTGACCGCGTGAGCTCAACGTTATCAGGCGGAGAGGCCCAGCGTATCAGGCTTGCCACGCAGATAGGGTCAGGGCTTACGGGCGTTCTCTATGTCCTGGATGAACCCAGTATAGGCCTTCACCAAAGAGACAATGAAAAATTGCTGGCAACCCTCAAGTCTCTGCGCGATATGGGCAATACCGTGATCGTCGTTGAACACGACGAGGCTATTATGAGAAGCGCTGACCATATAGTTGATTTAGGCCCCGGCGCGGGCAAAGACGGCGGAAAGCTTATATACAGCGGTAATGTGCAAGGGCTTCTTGATGATAAATCGTCCCTTACCGCGCTTTATCTCAACGGGGACATGTCTGTTTCTGACAGAAGGCAAAGAAGAGACTACAAGAGATGTAAAAAACTTGTAATTAAGGGCGCGTCCGAACACAATTTGAAGAATATTGACGTAGACATACCCTTAGGGCTCTTTAATTGCGTGACAGGGGTATCGGGTTCCGGCAAATCTACATTAATCAACGAGATATTGTATAAAGCTCTTGCGAGAAAATTTTATCGCGCGACAGATAGGCCCGGGAGGCATAACAGCATTATTGGAATTGAGAATATTGATAAAGTAATAGTAATTGACCAGTCGCCCATAGGGCGCACGCCGCGGTCTAATCCCGCGACGTATACGGGCGTGTTCACACATATAAGGGATCTATTCTCAAAATTGCCGGAATCCAGGATAAGAGGATATAAGCCCGGACGTTTTAGTTTTAATGTTAAGGGCGGCAGATGCCAGGCCTGCGAGGGGGATGGTGTTAAAAAAATTGAGATGCATTTTCTTCCGGATATTTATGTGCAGTGTCAGGTATGCGGCGGAAAACGTTTTAACCAGCAAACGCTTGAGGTAAAATATAAGGGGAAGTCCATTACCGACGTCCTGCAGATGCCATTGAGCGAGGCACTGCGCTTGTTCGGCAATATACCGTCAATACGCGATAAGATAAGCACGCTGGAGGATGTTGGTTTAGGATACATAGAATTAGGCCAGCAGGCTACCACGCTTTCGGGAGGGGAAGCTCAAAGGGTCAAGCTGGCCAGTGAGCTTTGCAAAAAAGCCACGGGCAGGACGCTTTACATACTTGACGAGCCCACAACCGGCTTGCACTTTGCCGATATCAGCAAACTCTTGTCGGTTTTGCACGACCTGGTAGATAATGGGAATACCGTTTTAGTGATAGAACATAATCTGGACGTTATCAACAGCGCGGATTATATTATGGATCTCGGGCCTGAAGGCGGCGATGCCGGCGGCCGCGTTATTGCCTGCGGCAGTCCGGAAGAGATCGCCAAAATAAAGGCTTCTTACACCGGCCATTATATTAGTTTGAGCTCGCGTGGTGCTTAA
- the dapB gene encoding 4-hydroxy-tetrahydrodipicolinate reductase, whose translation MVKRILIAGSCGRMGKRIAHYACKENDLEITAAVEAAGHPDIGKNYGSLVGEDGFCVQVTGDLSSCVKNCDVIIDFTSPSAMLSSLKAARETGLPIVIGVTGITDEEYKVIESSSKKIPVFFSSNMSIAVNVMYDIACEAAAALGDGYDIEIVEAHHKMKKDAPSGTAKTLLEKIAQAKGLKARDIAIYGRSGNTGARPKGQICVHAVRGGTITGEHTVIFAGEDEVIEITHRASSRDIFARGAIRAAKYIVDKSPGLYNMQNVIQGV comes from the coding sequence ATGGTTAAGAGGATACTTATTGCCGGTTCTTGCGGCAGGATGGGTAAGCGAATAGCGCATTACGCTTGCAAGGAAAACGATCTTGAGATAACCGCGGCTGTAGAGGCCGCGGGCCATCCTGATATCGGTAAAAATTATGGCAGCTTGGTTGGTGAAGACGGGTTTTGCGTCCAGGTCACCGGTGATTTGTCTTCATGCGTTAAAAATTGCGATGTTATTATTGATTTTACAAGCCCCTCGGCCATGCTGTCAAGCCTTAAGGCCGCGCGGGAAACCGGCCTGCCTATCGTAATAGGCGTTACCGGCATTACGGATGAGGAATATAAGGTCATTGAGTCTAGTTCAAAAAAGATACCGGTTTTCTTTTCTTCAAACATGTCTATAGCGGTCAATGTGATGTATGACATTGCCTGCGAAGCTGCTGCCGCTCTCGGGGATGGCTATGATATAGAAATTGTGGAGGCGCATCACAAGATGAAAAAGGACGCGCCCAGCGGAACCGCGAAGACGCTGTTGGAAAAAATAGCGCAGGCTAAAGGTTTGAAGGCCAGGGACATAGCTATATACGGCAGGTCTGGGAATACCGGCGCCCGGCCTAAAGGCCAAATATGCGTTCATGCCGTGCGGGGCGGGACTATTACCGGCGAACACACCGTTATATTTGCCGGTGAGGATGAAGTTATTGAGATAACCCACCGCGCGTCAAGCCGGGACATATTTGCCAGAGGCGCTATAAGGGCGGCTAAATATATCGTTGATAAATCGCCCGGATTGTATAATATGCAAAACGTGATACAAGGAGTATAA